One window of the Syngnathus typhle isolate RoL2023-S1 ecotype Sweden linkage group LG21, RoL_Styp_1.0, whole genome shotgun sequence genome contains the following:
- the znf800b gene encoding zinc finger protein 800b yields MVKTKSAGRKSAHTVRQQSPQPDAEEIPHSSNTEPTPPPECVSENLGAPAPTEAAAKSPPEAPGDILAKGDSSALAKPLWKPIPPLLPEPDKGPAPDTRDQSCQTEDWLKQTTPGTHNAGHCVEPGDPPVLQQPLHTSKSGIHQIIECFRSGTSQLRHMLLREVDTIFECKVCRSLFRGLPNLITHKDYYCLSRLPEHDGDDRTSVALQELTDIIYHRAERPDYVVRLEPIQSTSKAVYQYLTTEEELARYPSRAPSARESPVAWEGETGEADNNQTGQPRGPESPAQSQGRKRWEAEEEEAKEAAPQPEDEGSTSGVEDVTISCCLCGQDFNSRRSIRRHCRKMHKTKLEELRKFTETRTVPTSLLSMVKGRPQSLSTPPGKSCPVCLKVFATKTNVRRHFDEVHRGLRRDTITPAIASRPGQPLSLEATPPKKGNSASPPRSSSSKSGPVNAKAAPLNQNRANPPSQPQTTSQSQLTSRCTLCKRNYSSQLMLNRHMRIVHKIYSVKSNRSVTTPAATTPTAPATNTTTTTSSTRVLPSNSIQVKQEAVEPLEEDEQDEEMDQSPPASPTHSTGSSKSAVGLSAALKVKEEETAWSPKAAAGTSAGTPAAKNKLSVGFDFKQLFCKLCKRQFSSRQNLSKHIELHMDGNEIFIKFYRCPLCRYESRRKRDVLRHVTVVHKKSSPYLAKIMPKLESRAVKRLAEAVLSNNNPKKVSGGSKGEVNGRHASTTSSPCPSPPVTRKQDAAPPSTSARKTPELPSPSPAPSPPVTRKQERQQAHQPRPVSPPMTRRSDKHSHHRNPASALPTTTRRHDAPSESAGTSGSTSTEVRVTKNFSLHACDQCGRAFAKKLYLESHKRSHRNAATAAGSRRKGVSTRSKSLVW; encoded by the exons TCCCCCCAACCAGATGCGGAGGAAATTCCACACAGTTCGAATACGGAACCAACTCCGCCGCCGGAGTGCGTCTCTGAGAACCTCGGCGCTCCCGCTCCTACCGAGGCAGCGGCTAAAAGTCCTCCAGAAGCCCCAGGGGACATCCTGGCAAAGGGTGATTCCTCTGCCCTGGCCAAGCCGCTGTGGAAGCCCATCCCCCCTCTTCTCCCAGAGCCCGACAAGGGACCCGCCCCCGACACCCGGGACCAGAGCTGTCAGACCGAGGACTGGCTAAAGCAGACCACCCCTGGCACTCACAACGCAG GTCACTGCGTGGAGCCCGGAGATCCTCCTGTGCTCCAGCAGCCCCTGCACACCTCCAAATCTGGAATCCATCAGATTATTGAATGCTTTCGTTCAG GCACCAGCCAACTGAGGCACATGCTGCTGAGGGAGGTGGACACCATCTTTGAGTGTAAGGTGTGTCGAAGTCTCTTCCGAGGCCTGCCCAACCTCATCACACACAAAGACTACTACTGCCTGTCACGGCTGCCGGAACACGACG GCGATGACCGGACGAGCGTGGCCCTTCAGGAATTGACCGACATCATCTATCACAGAGCCGAGCGACCGGACTATGTGGTACGGCTGGAGCCCATCCAGAGCACCAGCAAGGCCGTGTACCAGTACCTCACCACCGAAGAGGAACTGGCTCGGTATCCGTCGCGAGCGCCCAG TGCCAGGGAGAGTCCAGTCGCATGGGAAGGAGAAACTGGGGAGGCTGACAACAACCAGACCGGCCAGCCCCGTGGTCCAGAGAGCCCAGCGCAAAGCCAGGGTAGGAAGAGGTGGGAggcggaagaggaggaggcgaaAGAAGCGGCACCACAGCCGGAGGACGAGGGATCCACTAGTGGG GTTGAGGACGTTACGATCTCGTGCTGTCTGTGCGGTCAAGACTTCAACTCGCGCCGCAGCATCCGACGCCACTGCCGCAAAATGCACAAGACCAAACTGGAGGAGCTCCGCAAGTTCACCGAGACGCGGACGGTCCCGACGAGCCTGCTCTCGATGGTGAAAG GTCGGCCACAGTCACTGAGCACACCTCCGGGGAAGTCGTGCCCCGTGTGCCTCAAAGTGTTTGCCACCAAAACCAACGTGCGGCGCCACTTTGACGAGGTGCACCGCGGCCTGCGACGGGACACTATCACCCCCGCCATCGCCTCGCGGCCTGGCCAGCCACTCTCTCTGGAGGCCACTCCACCCAAGAAGGGCAACAGCGCCTCGCCGCCGCGAAGTAGCAGCTCCAAGTCGGGCCCTGTCAACGCCAAAGCGGCGCCTCTGAACCAGAACCGCGCAAACCCTCCGAGTCAACCTCAGACGACATCTCAGAGCCAACTGACGAGCCGCTGCACGCTGTGCAAGAGGAACTACAGCTCGCAG CTGATGTTGAATAGACACATGCGCATCGTCCACAAGATATACAGCGTCAAAAGTAACCGATCGGTGACCACGCCAGCTGCTACAACGCCAACTGCACCTgccaccaacaccaccaccaccaccagcagcaccagAGTGCTGCCTAGCAACAGTATCCAAGTCAAACAAGAAGCGGTTGAACCCTTAGAAGAAGACGAGCAAGATGAGGAAATGGACCAAAGTCCACCCGCGTCTCCCACTCATAGCACGGGATCGTCAAAAAGTGCCGTCGGGCTCTCTGCTGCCctgaaagtcaaggaggaggagaCGGCGTGGAGCCCCAAGGCGGCAGCCGGCACGTCGGCCGGGACTCCGGCGGCCAAAAACAAACTGTCGGTGGGCTTTGACTTCAAGCAGCTCTTCTGCAAGCTGTGCAAACGCCAGTTCAGCTCCCGTCAGAACCTGTCCAAGCACATCGAGCTGCACATGGATGGCAACGAAATCTTCATCAAGTTCTACCGCTGCCCGCTGTGCCGCTACGAGTCGCGCCGCAAGCGGGACGTCCTGCGTCACGTGACAGTGGTGCACAAGAAGTCGTCTCCTTATCTGGCTAAGATCATGCCCAAACTGGAGAGCCGGGCGGTGAAGAGGCTCGCCGAGGCCGTCCTCAGCAACAACAACCCCAAGAAGGTTAGCGGCGGCAGCAAGGGGGAAGTCAACGGGCGCCACGCCTCCACTACGTCCTCCCCTTGCCCGTCGCCTCCCGTGACCCGCAAGCAAGACGCGGCGCCACCTTCCACCTCCGCCCGGAAAACCCCGGAGCTGCCGTCCCCATCTCCCGCCCCCTCGCCGCCCGTTACGCGGAAACAAGAGCGTCAACAAGCCCACCAGCCTCGCCCCGTCAGCCCCCCGATGACCCGCCGCAGCGACAAGCACTCGCATCACCGCAATCCAGCCTCCGCCTTGCCGACGACCACCCGCCGCCACGACGCACCGTCCGAGAGCGCCGGCACTTCCGGATCAACCTCCACCGAAGTCCGAGTGACCAAGAACTTCTCCTTGCACGCCTGCGACCAATGTGGGCGGGCCTTTGCAAAGAAG TTGTACCTGGAGTCTCACAAGCGAAGTCACCGCAACGCAGCGACGGCAGCGGGCAGCAGGAGGAAAGGAGTCAGCACACGTTCCAAATCGCTAGTGTggtaa